The following are encoded together in the Cheilinus undulatus linkage group 3, ASM1832078v1, whole genome shotgun sequence genome:
- the LOC121506975 gene encoding FYVE, RhoGEF and PH domain-containing protein 5-like isoform X2 produces MNTDCAKPSVAPKPRFVCHTSLKWPSPLMSATRGPKPSVAPKPKLIPELNGNQGKYINGSLGTTDDEVDEHEMENGLNNAEKQLNTYILQQQKDLENGSWVAEEGKTTEVEREEEEDVIQKTDEDWRLTDSAVTEEVDSLETLWVSDAGLTADSEEVVEMVDTDITEDMDAEGFDAGEALADTDGLSMGDISVNSIDEEAGCCSGGDRHMEEKQEKVQMKEDETADDLTESLTDDPLIFPTEEEKAYEPASECGITSQILKHGFGHNIKDHQQNNLYHEQVCEGHFEVEEDPIPGPYYISSEDIISKEMRPGNIKPHGLPESRLLCAGNGEELCKCEDRAENAKTECMNSEDYVDLGKNGFSSQNGDKNLIRTCQKRTPEESLNPIGCQSRFRLVSISVPTNTDSSLTSSVSESQLLSLNDSDVFRDEDLEGHIVPFLDDTTDTEQDISEDHFYEEPGHSSEGENFLPLDRRTAELRSGSLSHRINNASEMRVHFTHKPFMSGFGQPAMSSSPMLSSVLHKSYNKPHYLSLYPRSLSMEAQDMPSGVYSYMEGSPRQGGTICSSGSFSRCSPMSSSGLSTPTSVSDIPPPFELAYITKKPITKSSPSLFIEGDSPEKNRKKKSSIKRFLLLKFRRKAESKPAVNVSPTSLKTTVESSLHMPSRLLDPDRHSTSNSPHLNSRSASKCQLSSEPGSTFLFYKDSKRKGNSVAFLNRSVVRVESFEDRSRVPSTSLPLTKPRSISFPNTDTSDYENVPAISSDYENLQVPQRRPVRQAPFTDFFDRPRQLMSSANETDGYVDMSSLPGFRSKTQSVEQEAESAYTEAYNVCSVASAPLTVSADDVPEETAVEEDQGRTSEEEEAGADSNYCRQPDGRSRAFYIAKELVDTERLHVKTLKLLQEDFREAVGAAVGDEGDPVLDEERLREILNELPDVYTLHRRILNELENRLRHWEESQRIADIFLSRKAEFLVFTTYIGHYDRSMSLLEDSCQTSPAFAAIVHQFEQSPAGDKVSLKHQLLQVIVRVAQYRMLLTDYLNNLSPDSQEYEDTQAAVATVSDIADQANDSLKHGENLLRLVNIEYSVLGQRDLLQPGRVFVKEGTLMKVSRKSRQPRHLFLMNDVLLYTYPQQDGKYRLKNTLPLTGMKVSKPILENALNALRIEVSDISITLSASSFIEREDWFYTLSRTVTEHSRGTSAFNSCLGETRDCLHLSLGEKAPTLVPVSQVMMCMNCTSDFSLTLRRHHCHGCGRIVCRSCSRNRYPLKYMNDRMAKVCDHCYSELKKRGGDVSSLSCKGSPRPNRSSRPLSAVFQNIHPPNIWRHRKGTASFTQVKVSEEGSISGSLQCSKKSKRSWKRLWFLLKDKVLYTYRAQEEKVASETLPLLGFTVKLPDRQEGEEEANIFQLYHKNTLYYTFKASDNYTAQRWVNAMEEATVL; encoded by the exons ATGAACACAG ACTGTGCCAAGCCCTCTGTAGCTCCAAAGCCAAGGTTTGTTTGTCACACCAGCCTGAAGTGGCCCTCCCCTCTCATGTCCGCAACCAGGGGTCCCAAACCCTCTGTAGCCCCCAAACCTAAGCTTATACCAGAGCTTAATGGCAACCAGGGAAAGTACATTAATGGCAGCTTGGGGACCACGGATGATGAAGTTGATGAGCACGAGATGGAGAATGGTCTAAACAATGCAGAGAAACAGCTAAACACCTACATCcttcaacaacaaaaagactTAGAGAATGGGTCATGGGTGGCGGAGGAGGGAAAGACGACAGAGGTGGAaagggaagaggaagaagatgtGATTCAAAAGACGGATGAGGACTGGAGGTTAACAGACAGCGCTGTGACAGAGGAGGTGGACTCCCTGGAAACACTTTGGGTTAGTGATGCTGGACTCACGGCTGACTCTGAGGAGGTGGTGGAGATGGTTGACACAGACATAACAGAGGACATGGATGCAGAAGGTTTCGACGCAGGGGAGGCACTTGCTGACACAGATGGCCTCTCAATGGGAGACATCTCTGTTAATAGCATTGACGAGGAGGCAGGATGCTGTTCTGGTGGAGATCGGCACATGGAAGAGAAGCAGGAAAAGGTTCAAATGAAGGAGGATGAAACCGCAGATGATTTGACTGAATCCCTGACAGACGATCCTCTTATTTTCCcaacagaggaagagaaagccTACGAACCTGCTTCTGAGTGTGGCATAACAAGTCAAATCCTTAAGCATGGATTTGGTCATAACATAAAGGATCACCAGCAGAACAATTTATATCATGAACAGGTCTGTGAAGGACACTTTGAAGTAGAGGAGGATCCAATTCCTGGACCGTATTACATTTCTTCGGAGGACATTATTAGCAAAGAAATGAGACCTGGGAACATCAAACCTCATGGACTACCTGAAAGTCGCCTTTTGTGTGCAGGAAACGGTGAAGAATTGTGTAAATGTGAGGATAGAgcagaaaatgcaaaaacagagtGTATGAACTCTGAGGATTATGTGGACCTCGGTAAAAATGGCTTCAGCAGccaaaatggggataaaaactTGATAAGAACTTGCCAGAAAAGGACACCCGAGGAGTCACTAAATCCTATAGGCTGTCAGTCCAGGTTCAGGCTGGTATCCATCTCAGTGCCAACAAACACAGATAGCTCCTTGACATCTTCTGTCTCAGAAAGCCAGCTGCTTTCCTTGAATGACTCAGATGTCTTCAGGGACGAGGACTTGGAGGGTCACATTGTGCCGTTTCTAGATGACACCACTGATACAGAGCAGGACATCAGCGAGGATCACTTCTATGAAGAACCAGGACACAGTTCAGAGGGTGAGAACTTTCTTCCTTTAGATAGGAGGACAGCAGAGTTGCGCTCTGGCTCACTGTCACATCGCATAAATAATGCGTCTGAGATGAGAGTGCATTTTACTCATAAGCCCTTCATGAGTGGATTTGGACAACCTGCAATGAGCAGCAGCCCCATGTTGAGCTCAGTGCTGCACAAAAGCTACAACAAACCCCATTATTTGTCCCTGTATCCCCGCTCCCTCTCCATGGAGGCTCAGGACATGCCTTCAGGTGTCTACAGCTACATGGAAGGCTCCCCAAGACAAGGAGGCACTATTTGTTCATCTGGAAGCTTCTCCCGGTGCTCACCAATGTCTTCAAGTGGCCTTTCTACTCCAACATCTGTGTCGGACATCCCTCCTCCATTTGAGCTGGCCTACATTACCAAGAAGCCCATCACAAAAAGTTCCCCATCGCTTTTCATTGAAGGAGACTCaccagagaaaaacaggaaaaagaaatcCTCCATAAAGCGTTTCCTGTTGCTTAAATTTAGACGGAAAGCGGAGAGCAAACCTGCGGTGAATGTCAGTCCAACCTCCCTTAAGACCACTGTGGAGTCCAGCCTCCACATGCCCAGCAGGCTTCTGGATCCTGATAGACACAGCACAAGTAATTCTCCACACCTTAACTCCCGCTCTGCTAGTAAATGCCAGCTTTCGTCTGAGCCTGGCTCAACTTTCTTGTTCTACAAGGACAGCAAAAGGAAAGGGAACTCTGTGGCCTTTCTCAATCGCAGCGTTGTCCGGGTGGAGTCTTTTGAGGACCGTTCTCGTGTGCCTTCAACATCTCTTCCCCTGACTAAGCCTCGCTCCATTTCCTTCCCCAACACAGATACCTCAGACTACGAGAATGTTCCTGCCATCAGCTCGGACTACGAAAACCTGCAGGTCCCCCAGCGGAGGCCTGTCCGACAGGCACCCTTTACAGACTTCTTTGACCGTCCTAGACAGTTGATGTCCTCTGCTAATGAGACTGATGGATATGTGGACATGAGCAGCCTCCCTGGGTTCAGGAGTAAAACTCAATCAGTGGAACAGGAAGCTGAAAG TGCTTATACAGAAGCCTACAATGTGTGTTCGGTGGCTTCTGCTCCACTCACCGTTTCAGCGGATGATGTCCCAGAAGAGACAGCGGTTGAGGAAGACCAGGGTCGCACCTCTGAGGAAGAAGAGGCAGGTGCAGATAGTAATTATTGCAGACAG CCTGATGGCAGATCCAGGGCTTTTTACATAGCAAAAGAGTTGGTGGACACAGAGAGACT ACATGTGAAAACCCTCAAGCTTCTCCAGGAA GACTTTCGTGAAGCAGTGGGGGCAGCAGTTGGGGATGAGGGGGATCCTGTGCTGGATGAAGAGAGGCTGCGAGAAATTCTCAACGAGCTTCCTGATGTTTACACCCTGCACCGCAGGATCCTCAATGAGCTTGAGAATCGACTGCGACACTG GGAAGAGAGCCAGAGGATTGCAGACATCTTTCTGTCCAGAAAAGCAGAGTTTCTTGTTTTTACCACTTACATCGGTCACTACGACAGAAGTATGAGCCTGTTGGAGGACAGCTGTCAAACCTCCCCTGCTTTTGCAGCAATTGTTCACCAGTTTGAG CAGAGTCCAGCGGGTGACAAAGTGTCTCTAAAACATCAGCTCCTGCAGGTTATCGTGCGTGTAGCTCAGTACCGCATGCTCCTCACTG attacctgaacaacctgtcCCCTGACTCTCAGGAATATGAAGACACTCAGG CTGCTGTGGCCACTGTGTCGGACATCGCAGATCAAGCAAATGACAGCTTAAAACATGGG GAGAACTTGTTGCGTCTGGTCAACATAGAGTACAGCGTACTTGGCCAGCGGGACCTTCTGCAGCCTGGCAGG GTCTTTGTGAAAGAGGGCACCCTGATGAAGGTCAGCAGGAAGAGTCGACAACCCCGCCATCTGTTTTTG ATGAATGATGTGCTGCTGTACACCTACCCTCAGCAGGATGGCAAATACAGACTGAAGAATACTTTGCCACTCACTGGGATGAAG GTCAGCAAACCCATCCTGGAAAATGCCCTAAATGCCCTGAGGATTGAAGTGTCAGACATCTCCATCACTCTGTCTGCAAG ttcctTCATTGAACGAGAGGACTGGTTTTACACTCTGAGCCGCACTGTGACTGAACACTCCAGGGGAACTTCAGCATTTAACAGCTGCTTAGGAGAG ACCAGAGACTGTCTGCATCTGTCTCTTGGAGAAAAAGCTCCCACACTTGTTCCAGTCTCACAAGTGATGATGTGCATGAACTGCACCTCAGACTTCAGCCTCACTCTGCGCAGACATCACTGCCACGGCTGTGGGAGA ATTGTTTGTCGGAGCTGCTCCAGGAACAGATATCCACTGAAATACATGAATGACCGCATGGCAAAAGTGTGTGATCACTGTTACAGTGAGCTGAAGAAGAGAG GAGGAGATGTGTCCTCTCTGTCGTGTAAGGGTAGCCCTCGCCCAAACCGCTCCAGTCGTCCCCTCTCTGCTGTGTTCCAAAATATTCATCCTCCAAACATCTGGAGACACCGAAAGGGCACTGCCTCCTTCACTCAG GTGAAGGTGTCAGAAGAGGGCTCAATCAGTGGCAGTCTGCAATGCAGCAAGAAGAGCAAGAGGAGCTGGAAGAGACTGTGGTTCCTCCTAAAAGACAAGGTGCTTTACACCTACAGAGCCCAAGAG GAAAAGGTGGCGTCTGAGACTTTACCTCTGCTGGGTTTCACAGTGAAGCTACCTGACAGACaagagggagaagaagaggCCAATATCTTCCAGCTTTACCACAAAAACACTCTATATTACACTTTTAAAGCCTCAGACAACTACACAGCCCAGAG GTGGGTTAATGCCATGGAGGAAGCCACAGTTTTATAG